The following are encoded in a window of Arctopsyche grandis isolate Sample6627 chromosome 4, ASM5162203v2, whole genome shotgun sequence genomic DNA:
- the Pgant7 gene encoding N-acetylgalactosaminyltransferase 7: MRVWMRWGRGRLIVALVLTGLVILLLQRRHGDGDRAVNLPSPDAQHSLRHHSEIPILVSGLGNFEQQHIEKREGPGEEGKAHIMRDNQANDIAESESQYGMNLACSDEISLDRSIPDTRLEECKHWDYPKGLPTTSVIIVFHNEGWSVLMRTVHSVINRSPPEMLYEVLLVDDFSDKEDLGSKLEKDIERFDGKVRLIRNSEREGLIRTRSRGAKEARGDVIVYLDAHCEVNANWLPPLLAPIHRDPTVMTVPVIDGIDHKNFEYRPVYTNGHHYRGIFEWGMLYKENELPDKEARRRAHNSEPYKSPTHAGGLFAINRQFFLDIGAYDPGLLVWGGENFELSFKIWQCGGSIEWVPCSRVGHVYRGFMPYSFGKLANKKKGPLITINYKRVIETWFDEEHKEFFYTREPMARFLDMGDISEQIELKNRLNCKSFSWFMDNVAYDVYDKFPKLPPNEHWGTVRSVAGNTCLDTMGRAAPAYLGTGLCHGMGNNQLFRLNSAGQLGVGERCVEADSQGIKIAFCRLGTVDGPWVYSSETKMISHRVYNKCLALHPNTKLLSLLVCDPNNTYQQWSINQTKPNW, translated from the exons ATGCGTGTTTGGATGCGTTGGGGACGCGGCCGACTGATTGTGGCGCTGGTGCTCACTGGCCTGGTGATTCTGCTGCTGCAGAGGAGACATGGAGATGGAGACAGAGCGGTCAATCTACCGAGTCCCGACGCGCAGCACTCTCTACGACACCATAGCGAAATTCCTATTCTCGTCTCAG GTCTTGGAAACTTCGAGCAACAGCATATAGAAAAGAGAGAAGGTCCCGGTGAAGAGGGAAAGGCACACATTATGAGGGACAATCAAGCAAACGATATTGCCGAGTCTGAATCTCAGTACGGAATGAATTTGGCTTGTTCAGATGAAATTTCCCTCGATAGATCCATACCTGATACTAGACTGGAAGAGTGTAAGCATTGGGACTATCCGAAGGGACTTCCGACGACGTCTGTCATCATAGTGTTTCATAACGAGGGCTGGTCAGTCTTGATGAGAACAGTGCATTCCGTTATTAACCGTTCACCGCCTGAAATGCTTTACGAAGTACTTCTG GTGGATGATTTTTCGGATAAAGAAGACCTTGGCAGTAAATTGGAGAAGGACATTGAACGGTTCGATGGGAAAGTTCGTCTCATTCGTAATTCCGAACGAGAAGGTTTAATTCGTACAAGATCTCGGGGTGCCAAAGAAGCCAGGGGGGATGTCATCGTTTATTTGGACGCTCATTGCGAAGTCAACGCTAATTGGCTGCCTCCTTTATTAGCTCCCATCCACCGTGATCCGACTGTTATGACCGTTCCCGTCATCGACGGAATCGACCACAAGAATTTCGAGTACAGACCCGTCTACACTAACGGCCATCATTATCGGGGTATATTCGAATGGGGAATGTTGTACAAAGAGAACGAACTTCCCGATAAGGAAGCTCGCCGCAGAGCGCACAATTCCGAACCTTACAAAAGTCCTACACATGCCGGAGGACTTTTCGCGATAAATCGTCAGTTTTTCCTTGACATTGGCGCGTATGATCCAGGCTTACTAGTCTGGGGTGGTGAGAATTTCgaattgagttttaaaatatggcAATGCGGTGGCAGCATAGAGTGGGTTCCTTGTTCACGCGTCGGTCACGTATATCGAGGATTTATGCCGTACAGCTTTGGCAAATTGGCTAATAAGAAAAAAGGACCTCTGATCACAATCAACTACAAGAGAGTCATTGAAACTTGGTTCGACGAAGAGCACAAAGAGTTCTTTTATACCCGAGAGCCTATGGCTCGATTTTTGGATATGGGCGATATATCAGAACAGATTGAGCTTAAAAATAGACTGAATTGTAAAAGTTTTTCGTGGTTCATGGATAACGTGGCTTACGATGTTTATGATAAATTTCCAAAGTTGCCACCGAATGAGCATTGGGGTACGGTTAGATCCGTCGCCGGGAACACTTGCTTGGATACGATGGGAAGGGCAGCTCCTGCTTATCTCGGCACAGGTCTCTGTCATGGTATGGGAAATAATCAACTGTTCCGTTTGAACAGTGCTGGACAGTTAGGTGTCGGTGAGCGGTGCGTCGAAGCAGATTCTCAAGGAATTAAAATTGCCTTCTGCAGGTTGGGTACGGTAGACGGACCGTGGGTGTATTCGTCGGAGACTAAAATGATCTCGCACAGAGTGTATAATAAATGCTTGGCGCTTCATCCCAATACGAAACTGTTGTCTTTGTTAGTGTGCGATCCTAACAATACCTATCAGCAATGGTCTATTAATCAAACTAAGCCCAACTGGtga
- the LOC143910497 gene encoding protein HGH1 homolog, with product MEDLKEMYGFLSINSRMDVKSMALQYILGLSGNVEGVKLLTQCPEILEQIILLLDDETIIKQDALLCMINLTAEAVGVESLIRFESAKLNFSKSGEQTLITRLVNILLSRFDNDSDAACMLLCNLSRSEAHLNECVKSIAPHLLQIMEAFTNTRHSRVGAKYHYIGPLFSNLSAHRQIRDWFCNDELSQGGATKIVSFCRFEESAVRRGGAVGTVRNLCFDVDLHNWLLGPKVDILTYLLYPLAGGEEYEDDEMVTLPPTLQYLPQDKQREADPDIRRMLLESLNKLCVKKFGREFLRDNGTYFILRELHKWEKDRKVLLACENVIDILIRKEHEMTVEDMSTVDVPEEYYEKFSKMDDDFLSSL from the exons ATGGAGGACTTGAAGGAAATGTATGGATTTTTAAGCATAAATTCAAGAATGGATGTGAAGTCCATGGCACTTCAATACATATTAG GATTATCTGGTAACGTCGAAGGAGTGAAATTACTCACGCAGTGTCCGGAAATCCTCGAACAGATCATACTGCTTTTGGACGATGAGACCATTATCAAGCAAGATGCGCTGCTTTGCATGATCAATTTAACGGCAGAAGCTGTAGGAGTCGAAAGCCTGATTCGTTTTGAATCTGCTAAACTTAATTTTAGTAAATCCGGGGAACAAACTCTTATTACGAGACTAGTAAACATCCTTCTCAGCCGCTtcgataat GATTCAGATGCTGCTTGTATGTTGTTATGTAATCTATCCAGATCCGAAGCTCACTTAAATGAGTGTGTGAAAAGTATAGCTCCCCATTTACTTCAAATAATGGAAGCGTTTACAAATACTAGACATAGCAGAGTTGGAGCAAAATATCATTATATAG GGCCTCTTTTTAGCAATCTGAGCGCCCATAGACAAATCCGTGATTGGTTTTGCAATGATGAGTTGAGTCAGGGTGGAGCAACTAAAATAGTTAGTTTTTGCCGGTTTGAAGAGTCGGCAGTACGACGAGGTGGTGCTGTCGGTACTGTTCGGAACTTGTGCTTCGATGTTGACTTACATAATTGGTTACTCGGACCGAAG GTCGATATTTTGACATATTTGCTTTATCCATTAGCTGGTGGGGAAGAATACGAAGATGATGAAATGGTGACTTTGCCACCTACACTTCAATATCTCCCACAAGATAAACAAAGAGAGGCTGATCCCGATATCAG gCGAATGCTATTGGAATCTCTTAATAAgttatgtgtaaaaaaatttgGAAGAGAATTTTTACGGGATAATGGCACTTATTTTATTCTTAGGGAGTTACATAAATGGGAAAAAGATAGAAAAGTACTCTTAGCTTGTGAGAATGTTATTGATATATTAATCAg GAAAGAACATGAAATGACGGTTGAAGATATGAGTACTGTTGATGTTCCAGAAGAATACTATGAAAAGTTTTCTAAAATGGATGATGATTTTTTGTcgagtttataa